A region from the Longimicrobium terrae genome encodes:
- a CDS encoding SusC/RagA family TonB-linked outer membrane protein, whose translation MRWAKFFVCAAALLLGAQPATAQSTGRIAGLVTDAATGVPLPGAQVSVVGGAARTSTGADGRYVLSGIAPGSYTVRATMISRATRDQTVTVAAGAQATADFALGVQALVLEEVVAVGYGTQRRADVTGAVTSVNAAEIAEQPVTRVDQALAGRAAGVDVITTNNQPGAQMRIRIRGGNSLTGGNDPLVVLDGVLGADLNQVNPADIANIEVLKDASATAIYGARGANGVIIVTTKTGVPGETRVEYSGYYGTQTVSNRLDLLTASEQAVLINANPNLTLRFADPAALGNGTDWQDVIYQSAPQQNHELSLSGGAERTKYRVSGSWLEQQGVVKTSGFDRATLNVNLDQTVSSRVRAGTRLTYSRSEASGVRVNDGYGSQGGTVTQSALGFSPIVPVFTESGTYSGPLVAGATVDNPLAILRERSDQTTRNYLLGNLFAEIDLLSGLTFRSSFSYRGNERLAERYTSRLLLAASGLGQANVDNVRSTDWIAENTVNLQRSVFGGHSLNALAGVTVERERNWGSFITGRGFPSDLLGTDGLALASERTVSAFDNTVSLLSFLGRVNYSIGGRYLFTVSGRSDGASKFAENNKWAFFPSAAFAWRVSGEDFMDAVPAINDFKLRVSYGEVGNQAISPYQSLAAYSNGNQYAFGTSFFTNGVLPSRLANPDLRWETTTQYDVGADMRLFNNVVGITADWYYKRTRDLLYSKQLPSHTGFTSQIQNIGSLENRGFELGLDAENYVGAFQVRLGGNISVNRNKVLELGGDNEFTAAGANNALPRFAGSALVRVGEPVGNIYGYVWDGIFQTATEAAASGQTGAVLGGDRIRDLNGDKVINELDRKIIGNALPDFTYGFNGGLKYGVADLAFTLRGVRGNELVNLTRVNLSTPGGTGNQLAETANYWSPTNPTNTMTGIGIGPYDAMTSRWVEDGSFLRLQNVTLGVSVPESLRSRFARRSARVYVSAQNLFTWTDYSGFDPETSSRGNTDIELGWDDGNYPGTRTVTLGVNLGF comes from the coding sequence ATGAGATGGGCGAAGTTCTTTGTTTGTGCAGCCGCGCTGCTGCTGGGGGCGCAACCCGCCACCGCGCAGTCGACGGGCAGGATCGCAGGACTCGTGACGGATGCCGCCACGGGCGTGCCTCTTCCCGGCGCGCAGGTGAGCGTGGTGGGCGGGGCGGCCCGCACCTCCACCGGGGCTGACGGCCGCTACGTGCTGTCCGGCATCGCGCCGGGATCGTACACGGTGCGCGCCACCATGATCAGCCGCGCCACCCGCGACCAGACGGTGACGGTGGCCGCCGGCGCGCAGGCCACCGCCGACTTCGCGCTGGGCGTGCAGGCGCTGGTGCTGGAGGAAGTGGTGGCGGTGGGCTACGGCACGCAGCGCCGCGCCGACGTCACCGGCGCCGTGACCTCGGTGAACGCCGCCGAAATCGCGGAGCAGCCGGTGACGCGGGTGGACCAGGCGCTGGCCGGCCGCGCGGCCGGCGTGGACGTCATCACCACCAACAACCAGCCGGGCGCGCAGATGCGCATCCGCATCCGCGGCGGCAACTCGCTCACCGGCGGCAACGACCCGCTGGTGGTGCTGGACGGCGTGCTGGGCGCGGACCTGAACCAGGTGAACCCCGCCGACATCGCCAACATCGAGGTGCTCAAGGACGCCTCGGCCACCGCCATCTACGGCGCGCGCGGCGCCAACGGCGTCATCATCGTCACCACCAAGACGGGGGTGCCGGGCGAGACGCGGGTGGAGTACTCCGGCTACTACGGTACGCAGACGGTGAGCAACCGGCTGGACCTGCTGACCGCGTCGGAGCAGGCCGTGCTCATCAACGCCAACCCCAACCTCACCCTGCGCTTCGCCGATCCGGCCGCGCTGGGCAACGGCACGGACTGGCAGGACGTGATCTACCAGAGCGCGCCGCAGCAGAACCACGAGCTGTCCCTTTCCGGTGGCGCCGAGCGCACCAAGTACCGCGTGTCCGGCAGCTGGCTTGAGCAGCAGGGCGTGGTGAAGACGTCGGGATTCGACCGCGCCACGCTGAACGTGAACCTGGACCAGACGGTCAGCTCGCGCGTGCGCGCGGGAACGCGCCTCACCTACTCGCGCAGCGAAGCCAGCGGCGTCCGCGTGAACGACGGCTACGGCTCGCAGGGCGGCACGGTCACGCAGTCGGCGCTGGGCTTTTCGCCCATCGTCCCCGTCTTTACGGAGAGCGGCACGTACAGCGGGCCTCTCGTTGCCGGCGCCACGGTGGACAACCCGCTCGCCATCCTGCGCGAGCGCAGCGACCAGACGACGCGCAACTACCTGCTGGGCAACCTGTTCGCCGAGATCGACCTGCTTTCGGGGTTGACCTTCCGCAGCAGCTTCAGCTACCGCGGCAACGAGCGGCTGGCGGAGCGCTACACCTCGCGCCTGCTGCTGGCGGCTTCCGGGCTGGGGCAGGCCAACGTGGACAACGTGCGCAGCACCGACTGGATCGCCGAAAACACGGTGAACCTGCAGCGCTCGGTGTTTGGCGGGCACTCGCTGAACGCGCTGGCCGGCGTGACGGTGGAGCGCGAGCGCAACTGGGGCAGCTTCATCACCGGCCGCGGCTTTCCCAGCGACCTGCTGGGCACGGACGGGCTGGCGCTGGCCTCGGAGCGCACCGTGAGCGCGTTCGACAACACGGTGTCGCTGCTCTCCTTTCTGGGCCGCGTCAACTACAGCATTGGCGGGCGCTACCTGTTCACCGTCAGCGGGCGCAGCGACGGCGCCAGCAAGTTCGCGGAAAACAACAAGTGGGCCTTCTTCCCCTCCGCTGCCTTCGCGTGGCGCGTGAGCGGAGAAGACTTCATGGACGCGGTGCCGGCCATCAACGACTTCAAGCTGCGCGTGAGCTACGGCGAAGTCGGCAACCAGGCCATCAGCCCGTACCAGTCGCTGGCGGCGTACAGCAACGGCAACCAGTACGCGTTCGGCACCAGCTTCTTTACCAACGGCGTGCTTCCCAGCCGCCTGGCCAACCCGGACCTGCGCTGGGAAACCACCACGCAGTACGACGTCGGCGCCGACATGCGCCTGTTCAACAACGTCGTGGGGATCACGGCCGACTGGTACTACAAGCGTACGCGCGACCTGCTGTACAGCAAGCAGCTTCCCTCGCACACCGGCTTCACCTCGCAGATCCAGAACATCGGCAGCCTGGAGAACCGCGGCTTCGAGCTGGGGCTGGACGCGGAGAACTACGTGGGCGCGTTCCAGGTGCGGCTGGGCGGCAACATCTCCGTCAACCGCAACAAGGTGCTGGAGCTGGGCGGCGACAACGAGTTCACCGCCGCGGGCGCCAACAACGCGCTGCCGCGCTTTGCCGGGTCCGCGCTCGTCCGCGTGGGCGAGCCGGTGGGCAACATCTACGGCTACGTGTGGGACGGCATCTTTCAGACGGCCACCGAGGCCGCCGCCAGCGGGCAGACCGGCGCGGTGCTGGGCGGCGACCGCATCCGCGACCTGAACGGCGACAAGGTGATCAACGAGCTGGACCGCAAGATCATCGGCAACGCCCTGCCGGACTTCACCTACGGCTTCAACGGCGGGCTCAAGTACGGCGTGGCGGACCTCGCCTTTACGCTGCGCGGGGTGCGCGGCAACGAGCTGGTGAACCTGACGCGCGTGAACCTGAGCACGCCCGGCGGCACCGGAAACCAGCTGGCGGAAACGGCCAACTACTGGAGCCCCACCAATCCCACCAACACGATGACCGGGATCGGGATCGGGCCGTACGACGCCATGACCTCGCGCTGGGTGGAGGACGGATCGTTCCTGCGCCTGCAGAACGTGACGCTGGGCGTGTCCGTGCCCGAAAGCCTGCGCAGCCGCTTTGCCCGCCGCTCGGCGCGGGTGTACGTGAGCGCGCAGAACCTGTTCACCTGGACCGACTACTCCGGCTTCGACCCTGAAACCAGCTCGCGCGGCAACACCGACATCGAGCTGGGCTGGGACGACGGCAACTATCCCGGCACGCGCACGGTGACGCTGGGCGTCAACCTGGGCTTCTAG
- a CDS encoding glycoside hydrolase family 2 protein — MTFSVDDTRGASLARRAGRVARAIACAAVFCGAATADAQAPAAAVPGVAPQMVNVAGRSATTLNGRWRSIIDPYETGYYNYRRRPDANGWFRDRKPANAQELIEYDFDQSPLLNVPGDWNSQQAELLFYEGTVWYRTRFERALAPGRRLFVHFGGANYQARAWMDGNELGMHEGGFTPFGFEVTDALEAGTHSLVVKVDNQRHPEAVPTVNSDWWNYGGITREVTLVETPSTFVRDYTLQLDPADPRRVRGWVQLDGPDSARTAVTIRIPRAGLSQTVTPDASGRAVVSFDARRLARWSPDHPNLYDVEIATAAETIRDRIGFRTLAVRGTQILLNGEPIFLRGISMHEESPYEARRAYSTDDARTSLGWVKELGGNFVRLAHYPHNEAMLRAADEMGVIVWAEIPVYWTIQWENPATLASARQQLGEMVTRDRNRASVALWSVANETPRDANPAAGPRITFLRNLVAHVRGMDNTRLITAALEHRYVGRDTIVIDDPLGEVLDVIGNNEYLGWYDGSPEKADSITWRSAFNKPLVMSEFGGDALQGLHGPAANRWTEEYQARIYQRQAAMLRRIPMLAGTSPWILKDFRSPRRPLPGIQDYFNRKGLISDRGERKLAFYELQRFYLELRAAHPDPGAER; from the coding sequence ATGACGTTTTCCGTCGATGACACGCGCGGCGCGTCCCTCGCGCGGCGTGCCGGGCGCGTGGCGCGGGCGATCGCATGCGCGGCGGTCTTCTGCGGCGCGGCCACGGCGGATGCGCAGGCACCCGCGGCGGCGGTTCCGGGCGTGGCGCCGCAGATGGTGAACGTGGCCGGGCGCTCCGCCACCACGCTCAACGGACGCTGGCGCAGCATCATCGATCCGTACGAGACGGGCTACTACAACTACCGCCGCCGCCCCGACGCAAACGGCTGGTTCCGCGACCGCAAACCCGCCAACGCGCAGGAGTTGATCGAGTACGACTTCGATCAGTCCCCGCTGCTGAACGTGCCGGGCGACTGGAACTCGCAGCAGGCGGAACTGCTGTTCTACGAGGGAACGGTGTGGTACCGCACCCGCTTTGAGCGCGCGCTGGCGCCCGGGCGGCGGCTGTTCGTGCACTTCGGTGGCGCGAACTACCAGGCGCGCGCGTGGATGGACGGCAACGAACTGGGGATGCACGAAGGCGGCTTCACCCCGTTCGGATTCGAGGTGACGGACGCGCTGGAAGCCGGCACGCACTCGTTAGTGGTCAAAGTAGACAACCAGCGGCACCCGGAAGCGGTGCCCACGGTGAACTCCGACTGGTGGAACTACGGCGGCATCACGCGCGAGGTCACGCTCGTGGAAACGCCCTCCACCTTCGTGCGCGACTACACGCTGCAGCTGGACCCGGCGGACCCGCGGCGGGTGCGCGGCTGGGTGCAGCTGGACGGGCCGGACTCCGCGCGCACCGCCGTCACCATCCGCATTCCGCGCGCGGGGCTGTCGCAAACGGTGACGCCCGACGCGAGCGGCCGCGCGGTGGTTTCGTTCGACGCGCGGCGGCTGGCGCGCTGGTCGCCCGATCATCCGAATCTGTATGACGTGGAGATCGCGACGGCGGCGGAGACCATCCGTGACCGCATCGGATTTCGCACGCTGGCGGTGCGGGGAACGCAGATCCTGCTGAACGGCGAGCCGATCTTCCTCCGCGGCATCAGCATGCACGAGGAGTCGCCGTACGAGGCGAGGCGCGCCTACAGCACCGACGACGCGCGCACCTCGCTGGGCTGGGTGAAGGAGCTGGGCGGCAACTTCGTGCGCCTTGCCCACTATCCCCACAACGAGGCCATGCTGCGCGCCGCGGACGAGATGGGCGTCATTGTCTGGGCGGAAATCCCGGTCTACTGGACGATCCAATGGGAGAACCCGGCCACGCTCGCCTCCGCCCGCCAGCAGCTGGGCGAGATGGTCACCCGTGACCGCAACCGTGCGTCCGTGGCGCTCTGGTCCGTGGCAAACGAGACCCCGCGCGACGCCAATCCCGCCGCGGGCCCGCGCATCACCTTTCTGCGCAACCTCGTCGCGCACGTGCGCGGGATGGACAACACGCGGCTGATCACCGCCGCGCTGGAGCACCGCTACGTGGGCCGCGACACCATCGTGATCGACGATCCGCTGGGCGAGGTGCTGGATGTGATCGGCAACAACGAATACTTGGGCTGGTACGACGGCAGTCCGGAAAAGGCTGATTCCATCACGTGGCGCAGCGCGTTCAACAAGCCGCTGGTGATGAGCGAGTTCGGCGGCGACGCGCTGCAGGGGCTGCACGGCCCGGCCGCCAACCGGTGGACGGAAGAGTACCAGGCGCGCATCTACCAGCGGCAGGCCGCGATGCTGCGCCGCATTCCC
- a CDS encoding glycoside hydrolase family 88 protein has protein sequence MAHKTLVAFAACAALLGACAPAVSSGGAPAPSSELDALSEDALRYAAAHYLKSARRMDPSAGIPRATTADSAWRTVSIHDWTSGFFGGTLWLLHEHTGDAELRAQAERWTMPLAGITAGRYDHDLGFQFHNSFGNALRITGDDRFRAPVLGASRLLAGRFRPAVGAIRSWDNPQWKYPVIADNMMNLEMLLWAARNGGDPAWTELSKRHAETTMRAHLRPDGGSYHLVDFDSATGAIVARKTVQGYADSSTWARGQAWLTYGYTMAYRETRDPRFLDAARRVAAYALARLPADHVPCWDYQAPGCPDSAPRDASAGAITASALLELSTLVSGDEAAGYRRNAESILTSLASPRYLSRGTDKPTILLHSVGHLPGNSEIDVGIVYADYYFVEALMRYRALRGLGPRGVLRAR, from the coding sequence GTGGCCCACAAGACCCTCGTTGCTTTCGCCGCCTGCGCGGCGCTGCTGGGCGCCTGCGCGCCCGCGGTTTCGTCCGGCGGCGCGCCGGCTCCGTCGTCGGAGCTGGACGCGCTTTCGGAGGACGCGCTGCGCTACGCCGCCGCGCACTACCTGAAGTCGGCGCGGCGGATGGACCCGTCCGCCGGGATTCCGCGAGCCACCACGGCGGACAGCGCGTGGCGCACGGTCAGCATCCACGACTGGACGAGCGGCTTCTTCGGCGGCACGCTCTGGCTGCTGCACGAGCACACGGGCGACGCGGAACTGCGTGCGCAGGCGGAGCGGTGGACGATGCCGCTGGCCGGCATCACGGCCGGGCGGTACGACCACGACCTGGGGTTCCAGTTTCACAACTCGTTCGGCAACGCGCTTCGCATTACGGGGGATGACCGGTTCCGCGCGCCGGTTCTGGGTGCGTCGCGGCTGCTGGCGGGGCGCTTCCGGCCGGCGGTGGGCGCCATCCGCTCGTGGGACAATCCGCAGTGGAAGTATCCGGTCATCGCCGACAACATGATGAACCTGGAGATGCTGCTGTGGGCGGCGCGCAACGGCGGCGATCCGGCGTGGACGGAGCTGTCGAAGCGCCACGCGGAAACCACGATGCGGGCGCACCTGCGTCCGGACGGCGGCTCGTATCACCTGGTGGATTTTGATTCGGCGACGGGCGCGATCGTGGCGCGGAAGACGGTGCAGGGCTACGCGGACAGCAGTACGTGGGCGCGCGGGCAGGCGTGGCTCACGTACGGCTACACGATGGCGTACCGCGAAACGCGCGACCCGCGTTTTCTGGACGCGGCGCGCCGCGTGGCCGCGTACGCCCTTGCCCGTCTTCCGGCGGACCACGTTCCGTGCTGGGACTATCAGGCGCCCGGCTGTCCGGATTCCGCGCCGCGCGACGCGTCCGCCGGGGCCATCACCGCGTCGGCGCTGCTGGAGCTGAGTACGCTGGTTTCGGGGGATGAGGCGGCGGGATACCGGCGGAACGCGGAGTCGATTCTGACGTCGCTGGCGTCGCCGCGCTACCTGTCGCGCGGCACGGACAAGCCGACGATTCTGCTGCACTCCGTCGGGCATCTGCCGGGGAACAGCGAGATCGACGTGGGGATCGTGTACGCGGACTACTACTTCGTGGAGGCGCTGATGCGGTACCGCGCGCTCCGCGGCCTGGGCCCGCGCGGCGTGCTCCGCGCACGCTGA
- a CDS encoding RagB/SusD family nutrient uptake outer membrane protein: MKLRYALPLLAVTATAGCDNFLVEEPQDFFSPENFPASEADANLALGGIQTYHTRQDYFSRGWWFVAEIPSDHSRVTEANGARRDHDAFSVTAQNEWIRRVWQAAYGSINASNVLIQRVPEITAIPEARRAQIVAAAKFWRAFDYLNLARVYGEVPIHETPVASLEEARNATRAPLADVYALIVKDLEEGCSVLPATWPEGPGKPTKGAACAALADAYLNMSGEPLKQNKWADAARAAKVVMDMGTHRLRPSFRELWLIANKTDPEFIFSIQFQNNDADGLVTTQSRPGGIGTESGFDYWNTTEAFMNTFATADARKDPTFLTEVLFNNITYTYRAGVAGTTQWGTNVENRRPYWEKFFDDNRTVHTDRGRRTDANVPIYRYADVLLMYAEAENEANGPGAAYAAINQVRRRANMPEFSGMSQAEFRDAVRQERSYELAFECKRWFDLKRWGTWLEVLKADPVAGPRIQPFHRWAPLPQQELDNSPGLVQNPGY; the protein is encoded by the coding sequence ATGAAACTTCGATACGCGCTGCCCCTGCTGGCCGTCACGGCCACCGCCGGGTGCGACAACTTTCTGGTGGAAGAGCCGCAGGACTTCTTCTCCCCCGAGAACTTTCCGGCCAGCGAGGCGGACGCCAACCTGGCGCTGGGCGGCATTCAAACGTACCACACGCGGCAGGACTACTTTTCGCGCGGGTGGTGGTTCGTGGCCGAGATCCCGTCGGACCACAGCCGGGTGACGGAGGCCAACGGCGCCCGCCGCGACCATGACGCCTTCAGCGTCACGGCGCAGAACGAGTGGATCCGCCGCGTGTGGCAGGCGGCGTACGGCTCCATCAACGCCAGCAACGTGCTCATTCAGCGCGTGCCCGAGATCACCGCCATCCCCGAGGCGCGCCGCGCGCAGATCGTGGCCGCGGCCAAGTTCTGGCGGGCGTTCGACTACCTGAACCTGGCCCGCGTCTACGGCGAGGTGCCCATCCACGAAACGCCGGTCGCCTCGCTGGAAGAGGCGCGCAACGCCACGCGCGCCCCGCTGGCGGACGTGTACGCGCTGATCGTAAAGGACCTGGAGGAAGGGTGCTCCGTCCTTCCCGCCACGTGGCCGGAAGGGCCGGGCAAGCCCACCAAGGGCGCGGCGTGCGCGGCGCTGGCCGACGCGTACCTGAACATGTCGGGCGAGCCGCTCAAGCAGAACAAGTGGGCGGACGCGGCGCGCGCGGCGAAGGTGGTGATGGACATGGGAACGCACCGTCTGCGGCCCAGCTTCCGCGAGCTGTGGCTGATCGCCAACAAGACGGACCCGGAGTTCATCTTCAGCATCCAGTTTCAGAACAACGACGCCGACGGCCTGGTGACCACGCAGTCGCGCCCCGGCGGCATCGGCACGGAAAGCGGCTTCGACTACTGGAACACCACCGAGGCGTTCATGAACACGTTCGCCACGGCGGACGCGCGCAAGGACCCCACGTTCCTTACCGAGGTGCTGTTCAACAACATCACCTACACCTACCGCGCCGGCGTGGCCGGAACCACGCAGTGGGGAACCAACGTGGAGAACCGCCGCCCGTACTGGGAAAAGTTCTTTGACGACAACCGCACGGTGCACACCGACCGCGGGCGCCGCACGGATGCCAACGTTCCCATCTACCGCTACGCCGACGTGCTGCTGATGTACGCCGAGGCGGAGAACGAGGCCAACGGGCCGGGCGCGGCGTACGCGGCCATCAACCAGGTTCGCCGCCGCGCGAACATGCCCGAGTTCTCGGGGATGAGCCAGGCGGAGTTCCGCGACGCGGTGCGGCAGGAGCGCTCGTACGAGCTGGCCTTTGAGTGCAAGCGCTGGTTCGACCTCAAGCGCTGGGGCACGTGGCTGGAGGTGCTGAAGGCCGACCCGGTGGCCGGGCCGCGCATTCAGCCGTTCCACCGCTGGGCGCCGCTGCCGCAGCAGGAGCTGGACAACAGCCCCGGCCTGGTGCAGAACCCCGGCTACTGA